In Oligoflexia bacterium, a single genomic region encodes these proteins:
- a CDS encoding NAD(+)/NADH kinase, which produces MDIKRVIVVYKKSSYELYALEKKDPHFLNLLEQKHPSVAQFIPSHEAHYKSIEQARQVLSQLNIQSKFIHRAKKFNEAWADLILTIGGDGTFLDAARHTIKKPMLGVNSDPKRSVGMYCAIDVKRLKKTLKGIMQKSIPQYHISRLQMCLNNDNYMPPVLNDCLITSLNPAETSRFDLEFGKKKYSYKSSGLWVSSAAGSTGAMRSTGGEVLPLEDEKFMFYVRENYHAPLEKRKPSRAVLGKKESLKVISKMRQGVIFFDGAHIKIPFKNGHELTIQMHPKKLKVFAYDSDRRHQFDLETSLKRRAND; this is translated from the coding sequence ATGGATATTAAGCGAGTTATTGTGGTTTATAAAAAGAGCAGCTATGAGTTGTATGCTTTAGAAAAAAAAGACCCGCATTTTTTAAATTTGTTAGAACAAAAACACCCTTCGGTGGCGCAGTTTATTCCAAGTCATGAAGCCCATTATAAAAGCATAGAGCAAGCACGCCAAGTGCTAAGTCAATTAAATATTCAATCCAAATTTATCCATAGAGCAAAAAAATTCAATGAAGCTTGGGCAGACCTCATTTTAACCATTGGTGGAGATGGTACATTTTTGGATGCCGCAAGGCACACCATTAAAAAACCAATGTTAGGTGTCAATTCAGATCCAAAGAGAAGTGTAGGAATGTATTGTGCCATTGATGTGAAACGATTAAAAAAAACATTAAAAGGAATCATGCAAAAAAGTATTCCTCAGTACCACATTTCTCGTCTTCAAATGTGCCTTAATAACGATAACTATATGCCACCAGTGCTCAATGATTGTTTGATCACAAGTCTTAACCCAGCTGAAACGTCCCGCTTTGATTTAGAGTTTGGTAAAAAAAAATACAGTTATAAATCTTCAGGACTATGGGTTTCCTCAGCAGCAGGCTCAACTGGAGCTATGCGGAGTACCGGGGGGGAAGTCCTACCACTTGAAGATGAGAAGTTCATGTTTTATGTGCGTGAAAACTACCATGCACCTTTAGAAAAACGAAAACCATCAAGAGCGGTCCTAGGTAAAAAAGAATCCTTAAAAGTTATCTCAAAAATGCGACAAGGAGTTATTTTTTTTGATGGAGCACATATAAAAATTCCTTTTAAAAATGGTCATGAGTTAACCATCCAAATGCATCCAAAAAAATTAAAAGTTTTTGCATATGATAGTGATAGACGCCATCAATTTGATCTTGAAACAAGTTTAAAAAGACGGGCTAATGACTGA
- a CDS encoding NAD+ synthase has translation MRIGIAQINTCVNNVVFNKDKIISMLEKAGNENIDLCVFPELSLTGYPLTDASFSSGFLNVVQVHLESLAQNSGNMWFIVGAPHKTSSAIYNAAYVMGEGKIQHIAHKSLLPNYDVFDERRYFSPDHSQPLVFNYKDKKIAVLICEDIWEDFVEEKHFKYESDPLDQLEEEKVDLLVNISASPYYVGKEKIRQQVLQRAVKKLNCPMVYVNLVGGNDEILFDGESTVVSAQGEIVQQSSKFTEGFSSFDLEKKSLSPIQTTYSEPVQILWQALCMGVKDFFTKTHQSKAIIGLSGGIDSALVLAIACEALGKENVTPIYMPSQYSAQISQEGAEDLCKNLGIALNTIAIDGLRTSFEQSLEQIFLGQQVNVTEENIQARIRGTLLMAYSNKFGGMVLNTSNKSELAVGYSTLYGDLIGGLSVIGDLYKHQVYDLARWCNKQQEIIPQVIIERAPSAELRQDQKDSDSLPHYDILDKVLYLYLEQLQSVKDIVDQGYDIEVVKKIVGLVNGSEFKRRQAPPIIKVSQKAFGIGRRHNIAIG, from the coding sequence ATGCGTATAGGCATTGCCCAAATCAATACATGTGTTAACAACGTGGTTTTCAACAAAGACAAAATAATCTCAATGCTGGAAAAAGCAGGCAATGAAAATATTGATTTATGTGTTTTTCCAGAGTTAAGTTTGACGGGCTACCCTCTAACAGACGCAAGTTTTTCATCTGGCTTTTTAAATGTGGTTCAAGTGCATTTAGAAAGCTTGGCTCAAAACAGTGGAAACATGTGGTTTATTGTTGGGGCTCCACACAAAACATCTTCTGCAATTTATAACGCTGCGTATGTTATGGGAGAAGGAAAAATTCAGCATATTGCGCATAAGAGCTTATTACCCAATTATGATGTGTTTGATGAGCGGCGCTACTTTTCACCAGATCATAGCCAGCCATTGGTGTTTAATTATAAAGATAAAAAAATTGCCGTTTTGATTTGTGAAGATATCTGGGAAGATTTTGTAGAAGAGAAGCATTTTAAATATGAGAGTGATCCTTTAGATCAATTAGAAGAAGAAAAAGTTGATCTGTTGGTGAATATTTCAGCTTCACCGTATTACGTTGGTAAAGAAAAGATTAGGCAACAAGTACTTCAAAGAGCCGTAAAAAAACTGAATTGCCCCATGGTTTATGTTAACTTGGTTGGAGGCAATGATGAAATATTATTTGATGGAGAAAGTACGGTTGTTTCTGCCCAAGGTGAGATAGTGCAACAGTCTTCTAAATTTACGGAAGGGTTTTCTAGTTTTGACCTGGAAAAAAAGAGTTTAAGTCCTATTCAAACAACTTATTCAGAACCCGTGCAAATATTATGGCAAGCATTGTGTATGGGCGTAAAAGATTTTTTTACTAAAACCCATCAATCCAAAGCAATTATTGGTTTATCTGGTGGGATTGATTCAGCCTTAGTTTTGGCTATTGCATGTGAAGCTTTGGGCAAAGAAAATGTGACGCCAATCTACATGCCATCGCAATACTCAGCTCAGATTTCACAAGAAGGGGCTGAGGACTTGTGTAAAAACCTTGGCATAGCGTTAAACACAATTGCCATTGATGGCTTAAGAACAAGTTTTGAGCAGAGTTTAGAACAGATTTTTTTAGGCCAACAAGTCAATGTCACCGAAGAAAATATTCAAGCAAGAATAAGAGGAACCTTGTTGATGGCATACAGCAATAAATTTGGAGGAATGGTTTTAAACACCAGCAATAAATCCGAGTTGGCTGTAGGCTATTCTACTTTATATGGTGATTTGATTGGCGGATTGTCTGTAATTGGTGATTTATACAAACATCAGGTTTATGATTTGGCCCGGTGGTGTAACAAACAGCAAGAAATAATTCCACAAGTTATTATTGAAAGAGCCCCATCAGCAGAGTTAAGGCAGGATCAAAAAGACTCTGACAGCTTGCCACATTATGATATTTTAGACAAAGTGTTGTATTTGTATTTAGAACAGTTGCAGTCAGTAAAAGACATTGTTGATCAAGGCTATGATATTGAAGTGGTTAAAAAAATAGTTGGTTTGGTTAATGGCAGTGAGTTTAAACGTAGACAAGCTCCGCCCATTATAAAAGTTTCTCAAAAAGCATTTGGAATTGGTCGTAGACATAATATTGCCATTGGATAA
- a CDS encoding helix-hairpin-helix domain-containing protein: MKVYNTSLLALLALTHMVQEPIVYGQNSTPIKQDKGVHQKAYLVNLNTASLKDLEYLPGIGRTLAIRIVERRKIKQFNHIDDLKYVEGIGEKKFNKLKTMIKVK; the protein is encoded by the coding sequence ATGAAAGTATACAATACATCACTGTTGGCATTATTGGCATTAACACATATGGTGCAAGAGCCTATTGTTTATGGGCAGAATTCCACGCCTATAAAACAAGATAAAGGGGTTCATCAAAAAGCTTATTTGGTTAACCTTAATACGGCCAGTTTAAAAGATTTGGAATACCTACCTGGAATTGGTAGAACGCTTGCTATACGCATTGTCGAGCGCCGTAAAATAAAACAATTTAATCATATTGATGACTTAAAATATGTTGAGGGGATAGGGGAAAAAAAATTTAATAAACTTAAAACGATGATTAAAGTTAAGTAA
- a CDS encoding S41 family peptidase, producing MILFMVQVVFGQSEPIAGVRVANETSTTSSHLNAVSSEYSYNSMDHSIKVIPWKKEINVIMDAIDKHHFKLRSLEELNQVLINGTLNSFDLYASINQEEKTYLESRFRAFFDRESFPNVIQYINQNHPQPDQYLPVNRDEETGKIEVDENYFSWLEEHVFRQSRAKEIFQHEVDAYKYAALLHGIAQVLDPNSWFTFDSASYARASNLIDGQNSPSSQTVSQQENKSVFSRPHRFGKVSLQDRVLWVRFSHELGMDASDSLLSILSEYQNSYDSVVYDFRNTLGGIRAEFEHILEPFIALEEQDILMASFFDRQGYESLPERMLIRKQGSIQRSWQEPAINKTLLVYTSPVSSSGAEIVAMAVQDLGLGVVVGQRSSGKTTAAESYLVGPLAFWLTQYKFFGPKGTSPKGIKPDLELYLEDEKSYLRNYEKQFAINYPQQLSHEQLNGVYNSSQLWFVDFEEKRTALQEAIQASFLKHRKFKTALKSKELDQDHLIKFIIKVLNTYCEREQLVSRCDVETMNETIAAYFE from the coding sequence ATGATTTTGTTTATGGTCCAAGTCGTATTTGGTCAGTCAGAGCCTATTGCTGGGGTTAGGGTTGCAAATGAAACAAGTACAACATCTTCTCATTTAAACGCAGTCAGCTCTGAGTATTCGTATAACTCTATGGATCATAGCATTAAAGTTATTCCATGGAAAAAAGAGATCAATGTAATAATGGATGCAATTGATAAGCATCATTTTAAACTGCGTTCACTAGAAGAGCTTAATCAAGTTCTTATTAACGGCACACTCAATAGTTTTGACTTGTATGCAAGCATCAATCAAGAAGAGAAAACCTATCTAGAGTCTAGGTTTAGAGCATTTTTTGATCGTGAAAGTTTTCCTAATGTCATTCAATACATAAATCAAAACCATCCACAGCCTGACCAGTACCTTCCTGTAAACAGAGATGAAGAAACAGGAAAAATAGAAGTTGATGAGAACTATTTTAGCTGGCTGGAAGAACATGTTTTTCGGCAAAGTAGGGCAAAAGAAATTTTTCAACATGAAGTAGACGCTTATAAATATGCCGCTCTTTTGCATGGCATAGCACAAGTTCTTGATCCAAACTCATGGTTTACTTTTGATAGCGCGAGTTATGCTCGAGCTTCTAATCTTATTGATGGACAAAATAGCCCATCTTCACAAACAGTTTCACAACAAGAAAATAAGAGTGTTTTTAGTAGACCCCATCGTTTTGGTAAAGTTAGCTTACAAGATAGGGTTTTATGGGTCAGGTTTAGTCATGAATTAGGTATGGATGCTTCTGATAGTTTATTAAGCATACTCAGTGAATATCAAAACAGCTATGATAGTGTTGTTTATGATTTTCGTAATACGCTGGGTGGAATAAGAGCAGAATTTGAACACATTCTTGAACCCTTTATTGCTTTAGAAGAGCAAGATATTCTTATGGCCAGCTTTTTTGATAGACAAGGCTATGAAAGTTTACCTGAACGAATGCTAATAAGAAAACAAGGAAGTATTCAGCGTTCATGGCAAGAGCCAGCAATCAATAAAACTTTGCTGGTGTATACCAGTCCAGTTTCATCATCGGGTGCAGAAATTGTAGCCATGGCGGTGCAGGATTTAGGATTAGGTGTAGTTGTAGGACAAAGAAGCAGTGGTAAGACAACAGCGGCAGAGTCCTACTTGGTGGGTCCTTTGGCGTTTTGGTTGACCCAATACAAGTTTTTTGGTCCTAAAGGCACTTCTCCTAAAGGGATTAAGCCAGATCTTGAATTGTATTTAGAGGATGAAAAAAGCTATCTTAGAAACTATGAAAAACAATTTGCAATCAATTATCCACAACAATTATCACATGAACAGCTAAATGGAGTCTACAATTCTAGTCAATTATGGTTTGTAGACTTTGAAGAGAAAAGGACGGCCTTACAAGAAGCAATCCAAGCTAGTTTTTTAAAGCATAGAAAGTTTAAAACTGCATTAAAAAGCAAAGAGCTTGATCAAGATCATTTAATTAAGTTCATAATAAAAGTATTGAATACCTATTGTGAAAGAGAACAATTGGTATCTAGGTGTGATGTTGAAACGATGAATGAAACGATTGCAGCATATTTTGAATAA
- a CDS encoding M48 family metallopeptidase, which translates to MFHTKHDRPFIFCYFTPMLNNQYSIKKISLFLFLSLFVSACVEIPETGQKTLMLTTPAEEKQMGEQAYAEVMKKEKISKDPRLNGILKRVGNEIAQEAAQPDFNWEFNIIVSEQVNAWCMPGGKVAFYTGIFPYLKNEAGMATVMGHEVAHAVLRHAGQRISQQMKQQLGLGLLSGATSGLFKNPAAHDQIMNIFGAGSNVAFALPHSRESETEADVIGLKYMAKAGYDPEEALRFWQRFSQAGGQAPPEFLSTHPAGATRINTIKRLLPDAKKYYQQAEKKYGLGQTL; encoded by the coding sequence GTGTTTCATACAAAACATGACCGACCTTTTATTTTTTGCTATTTTACTCCAATGCTAAACAATCAATATAGTATTAAAAAAATAAGCCTGTTTTTGTTTTTAAGTCTGTTTGTATCTGCATGTGTTGAAATCCCTGAAACTGGACAAAAAACATTGATGCTCACCACCCCTGCTGAAGAAAAGCAAATGGGTGAACAAGCCTATGCCGAAGTCATGAAAAAAGAAAAAATCAGCAAAGACCCTCGTCTCAATGGCATTCTAAAACGTGTAGGCAATGAAATTGCCCAAGAAGCCGCCCAACCTGACTTTAATTGGGAATTTAATATTATTGTCTCCGAGCAAGTGAATGCTTGGTGCATGCCCGGAGGTAAAGTTGCGTTTTATACGGGTATTTTCCCTTATCTTAAAAATGAAGCCGGCATGGCCACAGTCATGGGGCATGAAGTTGCGCATGCTGTTTTAAGACATGCTGGACAACGCATTTCTCAGCAGATGAAACAACAACTTGGCTTGGGTCTCCTCAGTGGAGCAACCTCAGGCCTGTTTAAAAACCCTGCTGCCCATGATCAAATCATGAATATCTTTGGTGCTGGATCAAATGTCGCTTTTGCTCTTCCGCACAGTAGAGAAAGTGAAACTGAAGCCGATGTGATTGGCTTAAAATATATGGCCAAAGCGGGTTATGACCCAGAAGAAGCTTTACGTTTTTGGCAAAGGTTCTCTCAAGCAGGGGGGCAGGCTCCTCCAGAGTTTTTATCAACACACCCTGCAGGTGCAACAAGAATAAATACCATTAAAAGACTATTACCTGACGCAAAAAAGTACTATCAACAGGCCGAAAAAAAATATGGCCTAGGCCAAACGCTATAA
- a CDS encoding PLP-dependent cysteine synthase family protein: protein MQCRTWVCDAIKTIEQDFQRSADTHLLKLNIPKLKNIHLYFKDESIHPTGSLKHRLARSLFLHGICNGKITANTTVIEASSGSTAVSEAYFARLLNLKFIAVMPKSTSVEKIEQIKFYGGECFMVDDHREIYSQAESLAKKLNGHYMDQFTFAEQATDWRGNNNIADSIFEQMAKEDFPDPSWIVVGAGTGGTSATIGRYIRYLSKTTKLCVVDPENSVFFDYYKTADKTLCSEQASGIEGIGRPRVEPSFIASVIDEMIRVPNAASIAGVHFLEKLLGKKYGGSTGTNLFGMINLAHQMYKNKQQGSIVGLMCDNGDRYLQTYYNPDWLKLKGYDINQWYKVYEKFYDTLSWLK, encoded by the coding sequence ATGCAGTGTAGAACTTGGGTTTGTGACGCCATTAAGACAATTGAGCAGGATTTTCAACGTTCGGCAGATACACATCTTTTAAAATTAAATATTCCAAAATTAAAAAATATTCACTTGTATTTTAAAGATGAATCCATTCACCCAACCGGAAGTTTAAAGCATCGGTTAGCAAGATCTTTGTTTTTACATGGAATTTGTAATGGAAAGATCACGGCCAATACAACGGTTATAGAGGCTTCTTCAGGTAGCACGGCCGTTTCTGAAGCCTATTTTGCTAGGCTACTTAACTTAAAATTTATTGCTGTGATGCCAAAAAGCACATCCGTAGAAAAAATTGAACAAATCAAATTTTATGGTGGCGAATGTTTTATGGTGGACGATCATAGAGAAATTTATTCTCAAGCCGAGTCTTTAGCAAAAAAACTGAATGGTCATTATATGGATCAATTTACCTTTGCTGAGCAAGCAACCGATTGGCGAGGCAACAATAATATTGCGGACTCCATTTTTGAACAAATGGCAAAAGAAGATTTTCCTGATCCAAGTTGGATTGTTGTAGGTGCGGGTACCGGAGGAACCTCAGCCACCATAGGCCGCTATATTCGCTATTTGTCTAAAACGACTAAACTGTGCGTGGTAGATCCAGAGAACAGCGTTTTTTTTGATTATTATAAAACAGCAGATAAGACACTTTGTTCAGAGCAAGCTTCCGGCATTGAAGGTATAGGTCGGCCAAGAGTAGAACCTTCATTTATTGCCAGTGTGATTGATGAGATGATACGTGTACCCAACGCAGCATCCATTGCTGGGGTTCACTTTTTAGAGAAACTGCTGGGTAAAAAATATGGTGGCTCTACAGGTACCAATCTTTTTGGCATGATAAATCTTGCGCATCAAATGTATAAAAATAAACAGCAAGGGTCTATAGTGGGTTTAATGTGTGATAATGGTGATCGTTACTTGCAGACTTATTACAATCCAGACTGGCTTAAGCTTAAAGGTTACGATATCAATCAATGGTACAAGGTTTATGAAAAATTTTATGATACCTTGTCTTGGTTAAAGTAA
- a CDS encoding ATP-binding protein has protein sequence MIQTNWHIITGAPSSGITSLGNYLRFMGFKVIPEVARGLIDIGNSQNISTHTLREDQVEFERDIVKFQTHIENQLDPKEFIFIERGLLDCAAYGLPLDEINTLSQYRYKHIFFLQSLNFQQDYARIENFEQAKIIGERIQQLYLEANYALTKIKKTPLAKRAQAILEHCKQSSSISLLDIYQ, from the coding sequence ATGATTCAAACCAACTGGCACATTATCACAGGAGCTCCCAGCTCTGGCATCACCAGTTTAGGAAATTACTTGCGGTTCATGGGCTTTAAAGTGATTCCAGAAGTTGCTCGTGGATTGATTGATATAGGTAACAGTCAAAATATTAGCACACATACCTTGCGTGAAGATCAGGTTGAGTTTGAACGCGATATTGTTAAATTTCAGACACATATAGAAAATCAACTAGATCCAAAAGAATTTATTTTCATTGAACGTGGTCTTCTTGATTGTGCCGCCTATGGCCTGCCTCTTGATGAAATCAACACCTTATCTCAATACCGTTATAAGCATATTTTCTTTTTACAATCTCTCAATTTCCAACAAGACTACGCTAGAATTGAAAATTTTGAACAAGCCAAAATCATTGGTGAGCGTATCCAACAATTGTACCTAGAAGCAAATTACGCCTTAACAAAAATTAAAAAAACTCCTTTGGCAAAAAGAGCTCAAGCTATTTTAGAGCACTGCAAACAAAGCTCTTCCATCTCACTGCTTGATATTTATCAATAA
- a CDS encoding high-potential iron-sulfur protein yields the protein MNRRDFIEKSFFASLSTLVLGACTSSEKKEAPKQATEPPQESIQQEATPVGTPEATATESPTPAPAKKESVKYVDPQNKMAVNLKYVEDAKNADPALRIKRGDVEGKDQLCSNCSFYTPEAGKTYGKCTLLPDGYVPAKGWCSTWAKKV from the coding sequence ATGAATAGACGCGATTTTATTGAAAAAAGTTTTTTTGCCAGTTTGAGTACCTTGGTTTTGGGTGCATGCACAAGTTCTGAGAAAAAAGAAGCTCCAAAACAAGCAACTGAACCTCCTCAAGAAAGTATACAGCAAGAAGCTACCCCGGTTGGAACCCCGGAAGCCACTGCCACAGAATCTCCTACGCCTGCTCCAGCTAAAAAAGAATCTGTTAAATATGTAGATCCACAGAATAAAATGGCTGTTAACCTCAAATATGTTGAAGATGCTAAAAATGCTGACCCAGCCCTTAGAATTAAACGCGGTGACGTTGAAGGCAAAGATCAGTTGTGCTCAAATTGTAGCTTTTATACACCAGAAGCTGGTAAAACTTATGGCAAATGCACGCTTTTACCTGATGGTTATGTGCCGGCAAAAGGCTGGTGCAGCACATGGGCTAAAAAAGTATAA